From the Ruania alkalisoli genome, one window contains:
- a CDS encoding carbohydrate ABC transporter permease, whose amino-acid sequence MVTTNQSPDLTRVRPTTVADSRGYRVFQVVNTTVLLLVAALTLYPFVNLVAKAFSSEGYIVAGQVNLIPRGFNTTTFTAVMSDEMFWLNYRNTVVYTVVATVIAMALTTTFAYALSRRELRGRTFFIGMAVFTMFFNGGLIPNYLLINSLGFKNTIWAIVIPNAISIFNLLIMKSFFENFPKDLEEAASIDGLTTYGIFGRIVLPLSKAVIATMVLFYAVSFWNNWFQAFLYMDRSDLYPVTVYLRNLLAAATSTESLGADSAQIAANVQAVTMVLTVLPIVCVYPFIQRYFVSGVMLGSVKG is encoded by the coding sequence GTGGTGACCACGAACCAGTCCCCCGACCTGACCCGCGTGCGGCCCACCACCGTGGCCGACTCCCGTGGCTATCGCGTCTTCCAGGTGGTGAACACCACCGTGCTGCTGCTCGTCGCCGCACTGACGTTGTATCCCTTCGTGAACCTCGTGGCGAAGGCCTTCAGCTCCGAGGGCTACATCGTGGCCGGGCAGGTGAACCTGATCCCGCGCGGCTTCAACACCACCACGTTCACCGCGGTGATGAGCGATGAGATGTTCTGGCTCAACTACCGCAACACCGTGGTCTACACCGTGGTGGCGACTGTGATCGCGATGGCGTTGACGACCACCTTCGCCTACGCCCTCTCCCGCCGTGAGCTGCGCGGGCGCACCTTCTTCATCGGTATGGCCGTGTTCACGATGTTCTTCAACGGCGGCCTGATCCCGAACTATCTGCTGATCAACTCCCTCGGCTTCAAGAACACCATCTGGGCGATCGTCATCCCGAACGCGATCAGCATCTTCAACCTGCTGATCATGAAGTCCTTCTTCGAGAACTTCCCGAAGGATCTCGAAGAAGCGGCCTCGATCGATGGCCTGACGACGTACGGCATCTTCGGCCGGATCGTGCTGCCGCTGAGCAAGGCGGTCATCGCCACGATGGTGCTCTTCTACGCAGTCTCGTTCTGGAACAACTGGTTCCAGGCGTTTCTGTACATGGACAGATCCGATCTGTACCCGGTGACCGTGTACCTGCGGAACCTGCTCGCCGCGGCCACCAGCACCGAATCCCTGGGCGCAGACAGCGCCCAGATCGCCGCGAATGTGCAGGCGGTGACGATGGTGCTCACCGTGCTGCCGATCGTGTGCGTCTACCCCTTCATCCAGCGCTATTTCGTGTCCGGAGTGATGCTCGGCTCCGTCAAGGGCTGA
- a CDS encoding extracellular solute-binding protein gives MRRNRRSALVAGAMITGLALTACSTDSVGGGGEEAPEELGAVGAMENFEAGTTFAATEPVTFSLLYRDHPNYAFQEDWDILQQLEENQNVTFDMVNVPLSDWNDRRNLLLAAGDAPDIVPSTYVADADQFVASGTLLPISEYLEHMPNFTAKVEEWGLTEDLDRTRQEDGSFYVLPGLLENPKPTYTIAIRQDLWEGAGLTEDPETWEEFADQLETIAETYPEIDYPYSDRWSMNGPIEATLQAAAGNFGTEAGWGYGDGVTWNGSEYEYTGAQDGYRDLIGYFADLVDRGLMDPESLTQDDDSAKAKLVNGQSAAIGSNDQEILGYRTALDDAGVEGAELRQIVVPAGPAGNRMDSSTGGRFESGIVFSSSAAQNDNFVAMLQFVDWLYYSDEGLEFAKWGVEGETYTTSGDGSRTLAENIDINGLNPGAPEALNTDYGYHNGVWMLAHGSTQDLLDSMLRPEVVDFRAAMNEKEVADPGPAILMDELEREQASLQQAALEDIVMQNTAAFILGQRPMAEWDDFVAELEGAGMNDYVELTNTAAGVE, from the coding sequence ATGAGAAGGAATCGCCGCTCCGCGCTCGTCGCGGGCGCCATGATCACCGGGCTCGCGCTCACCGCGTGCTCCACCGACAGCGTCGGTGGGGGAGGTGAGGAAGCACCTGAGGAGCTCGGGGCCGTTGGCGCGATGGAGAACTTCGAGGCCGGGACCACCTTCGCGGCCACCGAGCCGGTGACCTTCAGTCTGCTCTACCGGGACCACCCGAACTACGCCTTCCAGGAGGACTGGGACATCCTGCAGCAGCTGGAGGAGAACCAGAACGTCACCTTCGACATGGTGAACGTCCCCCTCTCGGACTGGAACGACCGGCGCAACCTACTGCTCGCCGCCGGGGACGCCCCGGACATCGTTCCCTCCACCTACGTGGCCGACGCCGATCAGTTCGTCGCCTCCGGCACACTGCTGCCGATCTCGGAGTACCTGGAGCACATGCCCAACTTCACCGCCAAGGTGGAGGAGTGGGGTCTGACCGAGGACCTCGACCGCACCCGGCAGGAGGACGGCAGCTTCTACGTGCTGCCCGGGCTGCTGGAGAACCCCAAGCCCACCTACACGATCGCCATCCGGCAGGATCTGTGGGAAGGCGCTGGTCTCACGGAGGATCCCGAGACCTGGGAGGAGTTCGCCGACCAGCTCGAGACGATCGCCGAGACCTACCCCGAGATCGACTACCCCTACTCCGATCGATGGTCGATGAACGGGCCGATCGAGGCCACGCTGCAGGCCGCCGCCGGCAACTTCGGCACCGAGGCGGGATGGGGCTACGGTGACGGCGTGACCTGGAACGGCTCCGAGTACGAGTACACCGGCGCCCAGGACGGCTACCGTGATCTGATCGGGTACTTCGCCGACCTCGTCGACCGCGGCCTGATGGATCCCGAGTCCCTCACCCAGGATGACGACTCGGCGAAGGCGAAGCTCGTCAACGGCCAGTCGGCCGCGATCGGCTCCAACGATCAGGAGATCCTCGGCTACCGCACAGCGTTGGATGACGCCGGTGTCGAGGGCGCCGAGCTGCGTCAGATCGTGGTCCCCGCCGGCCCGGCCGGGAACCGGATGGACTCCTCCACCGGGGGCCGGTTCGAATCCGGGATCGTCTTCTCCTCCAGTGCCGCGCAGAATGACAACTTCGTCGCCATGCTGCAGTTCGTGGACTGGCTCTACTACTCCGACGAGGGCCTGGAGTTCGCCAAGTGGGGTGTCGAGGGCGAGACCTACACCACCTCGGGCGACGGCTCGCGCACGCTGGCCGAGAACATTGACATCAACGGCCTCAACCCCGGTGCACCGGAGGCACTGAACACCGACTACGGCTACCACAACGGGGTATGGATGCTCGCGCACGGATCCACCCAGGATCTGCTGGACTCCATGCTCCGGCCCGAGGTGGTCGACTTCCGGGCGGCGATGAACGAGAAGGAGGTCGCCGACCCGGGCCCCGCGATCCTCATGGACGAGCTCGAGCGGGAGCAGGCCTCGCTGCAGCAGGCCGCACTGGAGGACATCGTCATGCAGAACACGGCGGCGTTCATCCTCGGCCAGCGGCCGATGGCGGAGTGGGACGACTTCGTGGCCGAGCTCGAGGGTGCCGGCATGAACGACTACGTCGAGCTCACCAACACCGCCGCCGGGGTCGAGTGA
- a CDS encoding DUF624 domain-containing protein has translation MTQARPGTPLPGEPGRGVLGRTTLALHWALVLTVCCGVASAPGLVIVSLLDGAGSPLFGALALIPVGPAFSATLYAWRERVTGEEQAAPWRAFRRGYASGFGDVLRVWVPVLAVLALLGSSALAVLAGGAPRGYLTPLAVLALIAVLAGVQALVIATFFSFRTRDTIRLAVHHTFRLPGATVSVLALVICAVGVLWLAGDGVLVLLGALFALALRHADAPLIDHIERHYTTP, from the coding sequence GTGACGCAGGCACGGCCGGGTACACCCCTCCCCGGGGAACCGGGGCGAGGTGTGCTCGGCCGTACCACGCTGGCACTGCACTGGGCACTCGTGCTCACCGTCTGCTGCGGCGTCGCCTCTGCGCCGGGACTGGTGATCGTGAGCCTTCTCGACGGCGCAGGCTCGCCGCTGTTCGGTGCCCTCGCCCTGATCCCGGTCGGACCGGCGTTCTCGGCCACGCTCTACGCGTGGCGAGAGCGCGTCACCGGGGAAGAGCAGGCTGCCCCCTGGCGGGCCTTCCGGCGCGGCTACGCCTCCGGGTTCGGGGACGTGCTGCGCGTGTGGGTTCCGGTGCTGGCGGTGCTGGCGCTGCTCGGATCCTCCGCACTGGCGGTGCTGGCCGGCGGCGCCCCGCGCGGGTACCTCACGCCGCTCGCCGTCCTCGCCCTCATCGCGGTGCTGGCGGGCGTGCAGGCCCTGGTGATCGCCACCTTCTTCTCCTTCCGCACCCGGGACACCATCCGCCTGGCCGTCCACCACACCTTCCGGCTCCCCGGAGCCACGGTGAGCGTGCTCGCCCTGGTGATCTGCGCCGTCGGGGTGCTCTGGCTCGCCGGGGACGGCGTGCTCGTGCTGCTCGGCGCCCTGTTCGCCCTGGCCCTGCGGCACGCCGACGCACCTCTGATCGACCACATCGAACGCCACTACACCACCCCCTGA
- a CDS encoding beta-galactosidase, with protein MSAPRTPKVLYGGDYNPEQWTPDVWEVDYAAFDQARIDTLTLGVFTWSLLQPDEQTYDFTALDAAVERAVAGGRKIVLATATGAMPPWLGHQYPEVNRVDFEGRRHTYGQRHNHCPSSPVFQRLSAALADRIAERYTGTPGLVAWHVGNEYGGPDGSCYCENCAAAYREWLMERYGSLDALNEAWNTTFWSHRYTDVAQIQVPNALSEHWKGPHHTAFQGNTLDYRRFMSEALLANYRAEKMRIRAHDPHTPVTTNFMGAFRPLDYHRWSEELDFASWDNYPPGRDQHVRMAFTHDLMRGLKGGEPFWVMEQTPTMTASRGVNPVKRPGVLGLWSWQGIAHGADAMLYFQMRASRGACEKFHGAVLDHAGRTDSRPFREIASLGEQLEQLGEAVIGARTPAKVALIFDWDNWWTTEITDGLNRNVSYLATVLRYYGAVWAAGADVDVVPMTADLTGYDVVLAPLLHLLKDDVAERLHAVAARGGTVVTSFWAGRVDESTNAYPMDAPGPLAPTFGIRVEEIDSAEPGVTNPVTLTLDAGPVVSPADQVMELIVPAGAEIVGTYGSDFYTGTPAVTRHRVGEGAGWYIGAGLDESGLGAIVRQILGGYDLVGPYAGRLEHAVRERDVDGRVVRTHFLLNHGGEPVEVTAHLGGTDLLSGTQIAAGQSLRFEPTDVLVLREA; from the coding sequence ATGTCCGCCCCCCGCACGCCCAAGGTTCTCTACGGTGGCGACTACAACCCCGAGCAGTGGACCCCAGACGTCTGGGAGGTTGACTACGCGGCCTTCGACCAGGCGCGCATCGACACCCTGACCCTCGGGGTGTTCACCTGGTCGCTGCTGCAGCCCGACGAGCAGACCTACGACTTCACCGCACTCGACGCCGCGGTGGAACGCGCCGTGGCCGGTGGCCGGAAGATCGTGCTCGCGACCGCGACCGGTGCGATGCCGCCGTGGTTGGGGCACCAGTACCCGGAGGTGAACCGGGTGGACTTCGAGGGTCGGCGTCACACCTACGGCCAGCGGCACAACCACTGCCCGAGTTCGCCGGTGTTCCAGCGCCTGTCCGCCGCACTGGCCGACCGCATCGCCGAGCGCTACACCGGCACCCCTGGTCTGGTCGCCTGGCATGTCGGCAACGAGTACGGCGGACCGGACGGGTCGTGCTATTGCGAGAACTGCGCTGCCGCGTACCGGGAGTGGCTGATGGAGCGCTACGGATCCCTGGACGCTCTCAACGAGGCCTGGAACACCACGTTTTGGTCCCACCGCTACACCGACGTCGCACAAATCCAGGTGCCGAACGCTCTCAGCGAGCACTGGAAGGGTCCCCACCACACGGCGTTCCAGGGCAACACCCTCGACTACCGGCGCTTCATGTCCGAGGCGCTGCTGGCGAACTACCGGGCCGAGAAGATGCGGATCCGCGCCCACGATCCCCACACTCCGGTCACCACGAACTTCATGGGTGCCTTCCGCCCGCTGGACTATCACCGGTGGAGCGAGGAGCTCGATTTCGCCTCCTGGGACAACTACCCGCCCGGGCGCGATCAGCACGTGCGCATGGCCTTCACCCACGACCTGATGCGCGGGCTCAAGGGCGGCGAGCCGTTCTGGGTGATGGAGCAGACACCGACCATGACGGCCAGCCGTGGCGTCAACCCGGTCAAGCGGCCCGGGGTGCTCGGCCTGTGGTCCTGGCAGGGGATCGCCCACGGCGCCGACGCGATGCTGTATTTCCAGATGCGCGCCTCCCGGGGAGCCTGCGAGAAGTTCCACGGTGCGGTGCTCGACCACGCCGGTCGCACCGACTCCCGCCCGTTCCGGGAGATCGCCTCACTCGGTGAACAGCTCGAGCAGCTGGGTGAGGCGGTAATCGGCGCCCGGACTCCGGCCAAGGTCGCTCTGATCTTCGACTGGGACAACTGGTGGACGACCGAGATCACCGACGGACTCAACCGCAACGTCTCCTATCTGGCCACCGTGTTGCGGTACTACGGTGCCGTCTGGGCTGCCGGAGCGGATGTGGATGTGGTGCCGATGACGGCGGACCTCACTGGCTACGACGTCGTCCTCGCTCCGTTGCTGCACCTGCTCAAGGACGATGTGGCCGAGCGACTGCACGCCGTCGCCGCCCGTGGTGGCACCGTGGTGACCTCGTTCTGGGCCGGGCGCGTGGACGAGTCCACCAACGCCTACCCGATGGACGCCCCGGGGCCGCTCGCGCCGACCTTCGGAATCCGGGTGGAGGAGATCGACTCGGCCGAACCGGGGGTGACGAACCCGGTGACGCTGACGTTGGACGCCGGGCCGGTGGTCTCCCCAGCCGACCAGGTGATGGAGCTGATCGTGCCGGCGGGTGCCGAGATCGTGGGGACCTACGGATCGGACTTCTACACCGGGACGCCTGCGGTCACCAGGCACCGGGTGGGGGAGGGCGCCGGTTGGTACATCGGCGCAGGTCTCGACGAGTCGGGCTTGGGTGCGATCGTGCGCCAGATCCTGGGCGGGTATGACCTCGTCGGGCCCTACGCAGGCCGGCTGGAGCACGCGGTGCGCGAGCGTGACGTCGACGGCCGGGTCGTGCGCACCCATTTCCTGCTGAACCACGGCGGCGAGCCGGTGGAGGTGACCGCGCACCTCGGCGGCACGGATCTGCTCTCGGGTACGCAGATTGCCGCCGGCCAGTCGTTGCGGTTCGAGCCGACGGACGTGCTGGTGCTACGCGAGGCCTGA
- a CDS encoding maleylpyruvate isomerase N-terminal domain-containing protein gives MVTLTRYCDELRDQWDLLRERLDDVGSDVLATPSSLPGWTVGDLMAHLGRALDAITACEPDPSAEPLSVADYLSSYAADADRIDRVTREMSQQIADDPLAGLDAVAERAFAHLDALAQQGDVVVRGRRGAIKLPDFVLTRLIELVVHGYDLAPALAAPAPVDAGARQLVAQAFAQVVADRTGVTVLVDDAAVWIRVASGRGTWDEVTTSQALRPEFLSDGLTDLRSILPLL, from the coding sequence ATGGTGACGTTGACGCGATACTGCGACGAGCTGCGCGACCAGTGGGACCTCCTGCGCGAGCGCCTGGACGATGTCGGCAGTGACGTGCTCGCCACACCGAGCTCCCTGCCCGGCTGGACCGTCGGGGACCTGATGGCGCACCTGGGCCGTGCCCTGGACGCCATCACTGCCTGCGAACCGGACCCATCCGCGGAGCCGTTGAGCGTAGCCGACTACCTCTCCTCCTATGCCGCTGATGCCGATCGGATCGACCGCGTCACCCGGGAGATGTCCCAGCAGATCGCGGATGACCCGCTCGCCGGCCTCGACGCGGTGGCCGAGCGGGCCTTCGCCCACCTCGACGCCCTCGCCCAGCAGGGCGATGTGGTGGTCCGGGGGCGGCGCGGAGCCATCAAACTTCCCGACTTCGTGCTCACCCGGCTGATCGAACTGGTGGTGCACGGATACGACCTGGCACCGGCACTCGCCGCCCCGGCACCGGTGGATGCCGGGGCACGCCAGCTGGTGGCGCAGGCGTTCGCGCAGGTGGTCGCTGATCGCACCGGCGTCACGGTGCTAGTGGATGACGCCGCGGTGTGGATCCGGGTGGCCTCCGGGCGCGGCACCTGGGACGAGGTGACCACCAGTCAGGCCCTGCGCCCCGAGTTCCTCAGCGACGGCCTGACCGACCTGCGCTCCATCCTGCCGTTGCTCTGA
- a CDS encoding Gfo/Idh/MocA family protein: MDAQTRWGFLGPGRIAEKVAADFEHVRGGALVAVGSRSGERAEAFAARHAERSGHAVRAHAGYDALLSDPEVDAVYIATPHTDHASQAIAAIEAGKAVLVEKSFTATLDGARRVVESARHHQVFAMEAMWTRFQPAVRAAKSLITDGAIGEVRAVQADLGVRREFDPDDRMFSLELGGGTLLDLGVYVVSFAQHILGTPDRVVATGSRLETGVDGEAGILLGYDDGRSATLHTSFHMPLPGQARIYGTHGWIDIPPRFHHPVSLVLHRQGEDPLREQLPPSGAGYAEEFIEVGRCLAERRTESDVMPLADTLAVQAVLEEAADQLGVRFTER, translated from the coding sequence ATGGATGCACAGACGCGATGGGGATTCCTCGGCCCGGGTCGGATCGCCGAGAAGGTGGCGGCCGACTTCGAGCATGTGCGAGGAGGTGCCCTGGTGGCGGTGGGCTCGCGATCGGGCGAGCGGGCCGAAGCGTTCGCGGCTCGGCACGCAGAGCGGTCCGGGCATGCGGTCCGCGCACACGCCGGCTACGACGCGCTGCTTTCCGACCCCGAGGTGGACGCCGTCTACATCGCCACCCCGCACACCGACCACGCGAGCCAGGCCATCGCCGCCATCGAGGCAGGCAAGGCGGTGCTGGTGGAGAAGTCCTTCACCGCCACCCTCGACGGCGCCCGCCGGGTTGTCGAGTCAGCCCGCCATCACCAGGTGTTCGCGATGGAGGCGATGTGGACCCGCTTCCAACCAGCCGTCCGGGCCGCGAAGAGCCTGATCACCGACGGCGCGATCGGCGAGGTCCGTGCCGTCCAGGCCGACCTGGGCGTGCGTCGGGAGTTCGACCCGGACGACCGGATGTTCTCCCTCGAACTCGGCGGCGGCACCCTGCTGGACCTGGGCGTGTACGTCGTCTCCTTCGCCCAGCACATCCTCGGCACCCCGGACCGCGTGGTCGCGACCGGCTCCCGGCTGGAGACCGGGGTGGACGGTGAGGCGGGCATCCTGCTCGGCTACGACGACGGTCGCAGCGCCACCCTGCACACGTCCTTCCACATGCCCCTGCCGGGGCAGGCCCGCATCTACGGCACGCACGGCTGGATCGACATCCCGCCGCGGTTCCACCACCCTGTCTCCCTGGTGCTGCACCGCCAAGGTGAGGATCCGTTGCGCGAGCAGCTGCCGCCGTCGGGAGCCGGCTATGCCGAGGAGTTCATCGAGGTGGGACGCTGCCTGGCCGAGCGGCGCACCGAGAGCGACGTGATGCCGCTCGCGGACACGCTCGCCGTGCAGGCGGTGCTGGAGGAAGCGGCCGATCAGCTCGGGGTGCGTTTTACAGAACGCTGA
- the metX gene encoding homoserine O-acetyltransferase MetX: MEKGEQSAPARRSPGRRRAPETPIPASGAWRDGDPVGERRFVDLGPLHLEAGGRLPHVRLAYQTWGELNAAGDNAILVLHALTGDAHVTGEAGPGHRSPGWWSSTVGPGKTIDTDRFFVVAPNVLGGCQGSTGPASDAPNGTPWGSRFPYVTVRDQVAAEVELADRLGIGQWKLVIGASMGGHRVLEWGLIAPERVAALAAIATCAQTSADQIAWAHAQIGAIRADPRYRGGDYYDAADGDGPHTGLGIARQIAHTTYRSAEELDERFGRLPQGGENPLGGGGRFAVQSYLDHHADKLARRFDANSYVVLTESMLTHDIGRDRGGVEAALATLPMPTLALAVRSDRLFPPSQSARIARGAPHGIYRELDSPYGHDGFLIEDDQLVPILAELLSVL, encoded by the coding sequence ATCGAGAAGGGCGAGCAGAGCGCGCCGGCTCGGCGCTCCCCTGGGCGCCGTCGCGCCCCGGAGACGCCCATCCCTGCGTCCGGAGCCTGGCGTGACGGCGATCCGGTCGGGGAACGTCGGTTCGTCGATCTGGGTCCATTGCATCTGGAAGCCGGCGGACGCCTGCCGCACGTGCGCCTCGCATACCAGACCTGGGGCGAGCTGAACGCCGCCGGGGACAACGCGATCCTGGTGCTGCACGCACTCACCGGTGACGCGCACGTCACGGGCGAAGCAGGGCCGGGGCACCGTTCGCCGGGCTGGTGGTCGTCGACTGTGGGCCCCGGCAAGACGATCGACACCGACCGCTTCTTCGTGGTGGCACCCAATGTGCTCGGCGGGTGCCAGGGCAGCACCGGCCCGGCCTCCGACGCTCCGAACGGCACCCCGTGGGGCAGCCGGTTCCCGTATGTGACCGTACGGGACCAGGTCGCGGCCGAGGTCGAACTGGCCGACCGGCTCGGGATCGGACAGTGGAAACTGGTGATCGGCGCCTCGATGGGTGGTCACCGAGTGCTCGAATGGGGCCTGATCGCACCCGAGCGGGTGGCGGCGCTGGCCGCGATCGCCACCTGTGCGCAGACCTCGGCTGACCAGATCGCCTGGGCTCACGCCCAGATCGGTGCGATCCGGGCCGATCCGCGCTACCGCGGCGGGGACTACTACGACGCCGCCGACGGGGACGGACCGCACACGGGCCTGGGCATCGCGCGGCAGATCGCGCACACCACCTACCGGAGTGCGGAGGAGCTGGACGAGCGTTTCGGCCGGTTGCCGCAGGGTGGGGAGAACCCGCTGGGTGGTGGCGGACGGTTCGCGGTCCAGTCCTACCTCGACCACCATGCGGACAAGCTGGCGCGTCGATTCGATGCGAACAGTTATGTGGTGCTGACCGAGTCGATGCTCACCCACGACATCGGACGTGACCGCGGCGGCGTGGAGGCGGCCCTGGCGACGCTGCCCATGCCCACGCTCGCGCTGGCGGTGCGTTCGGACCGGCTGTTCCCGCCGTCCCAGTCGGCACGGATCGCCCGTGGTGCGCCGCACGGGATCTACCGCGAGCTCGACTCCCCCTACGGGCACGACGGCTTCCTCATCGAGGACGACCAGCTCGTACCCATCCTGGCCGAGCTTCTCAGCGTTCTGTAA
- a CDS encoding bifunctional o-acetylhomoserine/o-acetylserine sulfhydrylase codes for MTADWHFETRQIHAGQTADSDHGARAVPIYQSTSFVFENTDQAANRFALAELGPIYTRLNNPTTAVVEDRIASLEGGVGALLVASGQAAETLAILNVAEAGDHVVASSSLYGGTYNLLHYTLPKLGITVSFVNDPDNPDAWRAAAQENTKVFFGETIPNPKGDVLDIAAVAAVAHEVGVPLIVDNTVATPYLVRPFEHGADVVVHSATKYLGGHGTSIGGVIVDAGSFNYADNPEKFPNYNTPDPSYHGLVYARDLGEGGAFGVNMSFILKARVQLLRDLGPAISPFNAFLLLQGIETLSLRMDRHVGSAQKVAEFLDARADVLSVNYAGLPSSPYYALAQKYAPKGPGAVLAFEIEGGLEAGKAFVDALELHSLVANIGDVRSLVIHPASTTHSQLTADEQSASAVTPGLVRLSVGLEHLGDILADLERGFEAAAAVRSGAAATASA; via the coding sequence ATGACCGCCGACTGGCACTTCGAGACCCGTCAGATCCACGCTGGGCAGACAGCCGACTCCGATCACGGCGCACGCGCCGTGCCGATCTACCAGTCCACCTCGTTCGTGTTCGAGAACACCGATCAGGCGGCCAACCGGTTCGCCCTGGCCGAGCTCGGCCCGATCTACACCCGGCTCAACAACCCGACCACGGCCGTGGTCGAGGACCGGATCGCCTCCCTCGAAGGTGGCGTCGGCGCCCTCCTGGTCGCCTCCGGCCAGGCAGCCGAGACGCTCGCCATCCTCAACGTGGCCGAGGCCGGCGACCACGTCGTCGCCAGCTCGTCCCTGTACGGCGGCACCTACAACCTGCTCCACTACACGCTGCCGAAGCTGGGAATCACCGTGAGCTTCGTCAACGATCCCGACAACCCGGACGCGTGGCGCGCTGCTGCGCAGGAGAACACCAAGGTGTTCTTCGGCGAGACCATCCCCAACCCCAAGGGTGACGTGCTCGACATCGCCGCCGTGGCCGCCGTCGCGCATGAGGTCGGTGTGCCCCTCATCGTCGACAACACCGTGGCGACCCCCTACCTGGTGCGCCCGTTCGAGCACGGAGCGGACGTCGTCGTGCACTCGGCCACGAAGTACCTCGGCGGTCACGGCACTTCGATCGGCGGCGTCATCGTGGACGCCGGATCGTTCAACTACGCCGACAACCCGGAGAAGTTCCCCAACTACAACACCCCGGACCCGAGCTACCACGGCCTCGTCTACGCCCGCGACCTGGGCGAGGGTGGCGCGTTCGGGGTCAACATGTCCTTCATCCTGAAGGCGCGCGTGCAGCTGCTGCGCGACCTCGGACCGGCGATCTCGCCGTTCAACGCCTTCCTGCTGCTGCAGGGCATCGAGACCCTCTCGCTGCGGATGGACCGGCACGTGGGCAGCGCCCAGAAGGTGGCCGAGTTCCTCGACGCCCGCGCCGATGTGCTCTCGGTGAACTACGCCGGGCTCCCCTCCAGCCCGTACTACGCCCTCGCCCAGAAGTACGCTCCGAAGGGCCCCGGTGCGGTGCTCGCCTTCGAGATCGAGGGTGGCCTCGAGGCGGGGAAGGCCTTCGTGGATGCACTCGAGCTGCACTCGCTGGTAGCCAATATCGGTGACGTGCGCTCGCTGGTGATCCACCCTGCCTCCACCACACACAGCCAGCTGACGGCGGACGAACAGTCCGCGAGCGCCGTCACCCCCGGCCTGGTGCGCTTGTCAGTGGGACTGGAGCACCTAGGCGACATCCTCGCCGACCTGGAGCGTGGCTTCGAGGCGGCTGCCGCCGTGCGTTCCGGCGCCGCGGCGACCGCGAGCGCCTGA